A DNA window from Teredinibacter franksiae contains the following coding sequences:
- a CDS encoding tetratricopeptide repeat protein, producing MKPFSLPLLVGVLMFSAQCFAQNDTQCKTLYKTENYQSAYRVCALAAQQGYVVGRYYAGVMMVQGLGGPKNEIQGVAYLEMAAEKGFSDAQRDLGTAYHLGIARKVNLDKAMYWYKEAVRNKNVPAMLYVASLYHAGEGVEKDFPQSYAYTALAASYGSDQAIEALKALEGMAEFTPEVKEKGRKLKHQLIRELQ from the coding sequence ATGAAACCTTTTTCTCTCCCTCTACTTGTAGGCGTACTCATGTTTTCTGCGCAGTGTTTTGCTCAGAATGACACCCAATGTAAGACCCTGTATAAAACCGAGAACTACCAAAGCGCCTACCGTGTGTGCGCCCTCGCCGCGCAGCAAGGGTATGTGGTGGGTAGGTATTATGCGGGCGTAATGATGGTACAGGGCCTGGGTGGCCCCAAAAACGAGATTCAGGGTGTTGCCTATCTGGAAATGGCGGCTGAGAAGGGCTTTAGCGATGCTCAGCGTGATTTAGGTACGGCCTACCATCTAGGTATTGCCAGAAAAGTAAACCTAGATAAGGCTATGTACTGGTATAAAGAAGCCGTACGTAACAAAAATGTTCCCGCAATGCTGTATGTTGCCAGCCTTTATCACGCCGGTGAGGGAGTAGAGAAAGACTTCCCTCAGTCGTATGCCTACACAGCGCTAGCGGCCAGCTATGGCAGCGATCAGGCGATAGAGGCACTAAAGGCGCTTGAAGGTATGGCTGAGTTTACGCCAGAGGTAAAAGAAAAGGGCCGAAAGCTAAAGCATCAGCTTATCCGAGAATTACAGTGA
- a CDS encoding FG-GAP repeat domain-containing protein, with amino-acid sequence MNRLMFVEPACSLRRKVGLALLFLLSPAFAAETAKPKSVDEIIPIVQSHCGACHNVPAPSLLPKKSWPMVVNSMAELAEQRLGREFISEEHIRDIAAYYYGSSPQALSRLPYTENTNSPLAFYFKDLSPKSVMPLISNVKAADLDGDGKVEFILSDCETNRVSLLEQKGGKWKERVLLNVLVPANAEVVDYDGDGDLDIIVAALGRFFPPADLKAGKIILLKQTKKGQFEKRILLENVPRALDVRAADLDGDNDLDLAVSIFGSDQVGQTGWLENVGEGKPIFHVLMNMGGGLNIVPGDINGDGIVDLVTMISQEFEMIVGMINDGKGNFSKFNLFRAPDPIIGSTGLSMADMDKDGDLDILFTNGDAHDLHLSPKPYHGVQWLENKGDLQFDFHNLGRFYGAATAKAGDMDGDGDMDVVAGSWNNYWDDSKRATLIWFENDGKQQFTRHNIIGKPESIVSIDLVDLNGNKQLDIVAGIFKIDQLKASVEIAAGERKPDEGDFDFQSQKSRLIVLENRKAKK; translated from the coding sequence ATGAACAGGTTGATGTTTGTAGAACCCGCATGCAGTTTACGCCGAAAAGTTGGTTTGGCCCTACTTTTTTTGCTGTCTCCTGCTTTTGCGGCAGAAACCGCAAAGCCAAAATCTGTTGATGAAATTATTCCCATTGTGCAGAGCCACTGCGGTGCCTGTCACAACGTGCCTGCCCCCAGTTTACTGCCGAAAAAAAGTTGGCCGATGGTGGTGAACAGCATGGCAGAACTTGCCGAGCAACGTCTTGGGCGGGAGTTTATTTCAGAAGAGCATATTCGTGATATTGCCGCTTACTATTACGGTAGTAGCCCACAGGCATTATCCCGCTTACCGTACACTGAAAACACGAATAGCCCGCTCGCTTTTTATTTTAAAGATCTTTCCCCGAAATCTGTTATGCCGCTTATTTCCAATGTTAAAGCGGCAGATCTAGACGGCGATGGTAAGGTTGAATTTATATTGAGTGATTGTGAGACGAATCGGGTTTCACTACTGGAACAAAAAGGGGGCAAGTGGAAAGAACGAGTATTGCTGAACGTACTGGTTCCTGCGAATGCGGAAGTGGTTGATTATGATGGCGATGGAGATCTCGACATCATTGTGGCGGCTCTCGGCCGATTTTTCCCCCCTGCTGATCTAAAAGCAGGAAAAATAATCTTACTTAAGCAAACTAAAAAAGGTCAATTTGAAAAGCGCATTCTTCTGGAGAATGTGCCAAGGGCATTGGATGTTCGAGCAGCCGACCTTGACGGAGACAACGATCTGGATTTGGCTGTTTCCATTTTTGGCAGTGACCAAGTGGGACAAACCGGTTGGCTGGAAAATGTTGGCGAGGGTAAGCCTATTTTTCATGTGCTAATGAATATGGGCGGTGGCTTAAATATTGTGCCTGGGGATATCAACGGCGATGGTATTGTCGATTTGGTTACAATGATTTCTCAGGAATTTGAAATGATTGTCGGCATGATTAACGATGGTAAAGGGAACTTCTCCAAGTTCAACCTGTTTCGAGCACCAGACCCCATTATTGGGTCTACGGGGTTGTCTATGGCCGATATGGATAAAGACGGCGATTTAGATATTTTATTTACCAATGGCGATGCACACGACCTGCATCTTTCACCTAAGCCCTACCATGGCGTTCAGTGGTTAGAGAATAAAGGTGATTTGCAATTTGATTTTCATAATCTAGGGCGTTTCTACGGTGCGGCAACGGCAAAAGCTGGAGATATGGACGGCGATGGCGATATGGATGTAGTGGCGGGTAGTTGGAATAATTATTGGGATGACTCAAAGCGAGCTACACTCATCTGGTTCGAGAATGACGGAAAACAACAATTCACTCGGCACAACATAATAGGCAAACCGGAAAGCATTGTTTCGATTGACTTAGTGGATCTGAATGGTAATAAACAGCTCGACATAGTTGCGGGTATATTCAAAATTGACCAGTTGAAGGCCTCGGTGGAAATTGCTGCTGGTGAGCGAAAACCGGATGAAGGTGATTTTGATTTTCAATCACAAAAATCTCGGTTAATTGTGCTTGAAAATAGAAAAGCCAAGAAGTGA
- the nhaA gene encoding Na+/H+ antiporter NhaA, translated as MNSSLDLYINKFFKLESAGGILLVGAAAVAIIMANTFLNEYYELLLSTPVEIRIGELEIAKPLLLWINDGLMAIFFFLVGLELKRELVEGELSDKRNIILPGVGAIGGMLVPALIYFWLNKDDPVAVKGWAIPAATDIAFALGVLTLLGSRVPTSLKIFLTSLAIFDDVGAIVIIAVFYAAKISVVALAVVAACLPLLFVLNKRNVVSKSPYLLIGLIMWVATLKSGVHATLSGVLLAMFIPLNSKENPSYSPLKSLEHDLHSIVAFFILPVFAFANAGLNLTGVSVEQLFHGVPMGIALGLFFGKQIGIFTLCWLVIVLKLAQLPKGMNWASLYGTSMLCGIGFTMSLFIGSLAFEETGVNLLFDERLGIIVGSLASGAIGFLVLKFGLGRAAH; from the coding sequence ATGAATAGCTCTTTGGACTTGTATATTAACAAATTTTTCAAGCTGGAATCCGCGGGTGGAATCTTACTTGTAGGAGCAGCTGCTGTCGCCATTATAATGGCGAACACTTTTCTCAACGAGTACTACGAGCTGCTGCTTTCTACGCCTGTAGAAATTCGCATTGGCGAATTGGAAATTGCAAAGCCGTTGCTGCTTTGGATTAACGACGGCCTGATGGCGATTTTTTTCTTTCTTGTAGGCTTAGAGTTAAAACGAGAGCTGGTTGAAGGCGAACTTTCCGATAAGCGTAATATTATACTGCCGGGTGTGGGGGCTATTGGCGGTATGTTAGTACCTGCCTTGATATACTTTTGGTTGAACAAAGACGATCCAGTAGCGGTAAAAGGTTGGGCAATACCTGCCGCTACCGATATTGCGTTTGCGCTCGGTGTATTGACGCTTCTCGGTTCGCGCGTACCTACATCGTTAAAAATATTCCTCACCTCACTGGCGATATTTGACGATGTTGGCGCTATTGTCATAATTGCAGTCTTTTACGCAGCAAAAATATCGGTTGTCGCTTTAGCTGTTGTTGCTGCCTGCCTGCCCTTACTTTTTGTATTGAATAAGCGAAATGTGGTGTCGAAAAGCCCCTATTTACTTATCGGTCTTATTATGTGGGTGGCAACGCTTAAATCGGGCGTGCATGCGACGCTTTCTGGTGTATTACTGGCCATGTTTATTCCTCTTAATTCAAAAGAGAATCCGAGTTATTCACCACTAAAAAGCTTGGAACACGATTTACACTCAATTGTCGCTTTTTTTATTCTACCGGTTTTTGCTTTTGCCAATGCAGGGCTGAATTTAACGGGCGTTAGTGTGGAACAGCTCTTTCATGGCGTGCCAATGGGGATAGCGCTGGGCCTGTTCTTTGGAAAACAGATTGGTATATTTACTTTGTGCTGGTTGGTAATCGTATTGAAATTAGCGCAGTTACCGAAAGGTATGAATTGGGCTAGCCTGTATGGTACCTCGATGCTTTGTGGAATAGGCTTCACTATGAGCCTGTTTATAGGTTCACTGGCATTTGAGGAAACCGGTGTTAACCTGCTGTTCGACGAGCGCCTGGGTATTATCGTGGGCTCACTGGCATCGGGAGCGATTGGGTTTTTGGTGCTAAAGTTTGGGTTGGGTAGAGCCGCGCACTAA
- a CDS encoding glutathione peroxidase encodes MSNIYSFSVNSLQGEEINFADFEGQVILVVNTASKCGFTPQYEGLQKLHEDYSEKGLVIVGCPCNQFGGQEPGDASAISAGCLINYGVDFSVTEKVEVNGDNAHPLFNYLKQALPGMLGNKIKWNFTKFLIGKDGIPIKRFAPQAKPLEVEPYIQAALQ; translated from the coding sequence ATGTCGAACATTTATTCGTTTTCCGTAAACAGTTTGCAAGGCGAGGAAATCAACTTCGCCGACTTCGAAGGCCAGGTTATTCTCGTTGTTAACACCGCGAGCAAGTGTGGTTTTACGCCGCAATATGAGGGCTTGCAAAAGCTACACGAAGACTACAGTGAAAAGGGCTTAGTAATTGTTGGTTGCCCATGTAATCAGTTCGGTGGTCAGGAGCCTGGCGATGCCAGTGCAATTTCGGCAGGGTGTTTAATCAATTACGGTGTCGACTTTTCCGTTACGGAGAAAGTTGAGGTTAATGGTGATAACGCGCATCCGTTATTCAATTACCTTAAGCAGGCGTTGCCGGGGATGCTGGGCAACAAGATTAAGTGGAATTTCACCAAGTTTTTAATAGGAAAGGATGGTATCCCAATTAAGCGCTTTGCCCCACAAGCGAAGCCTCTGGAGGTAGAACCATACATTCAGGCGGCTTTACAGTGA
- a CDS encoding DUF7010 family protein, with product MNSIQQAQEDMRTAYFNGVPGVICSGSVWLIAGLIAFWVQPITGILTRVIGGMFIFPLSVVLCKMLGCTGKHDKQNPLAPLAIEGFFWMLLSIPIAGGAAFYRLEWFFPAMILVIGGRYLTFATLYGLRVYWVFAAALAASGVMLLVLNAPVFVGGVAGGTVELMFAFIIFLSRKKYRLPTDTLVVSS from the coding sequence ATGAACTCAATACAGCAAGCACAAGAGGATATGCGAACGGCATACTTTAATGGCGTTCCGGGCGTTATATGCTCAGGCTCAGTATGGCTCATTGCCGGGCTTATCGCCTTTTGGGTACAGCCGATTACAGGAATATTAACACGTGTTATTGGTGGTATGTTTATCTTCCCACTGTCCGTAGTGCTTTGCAAAATGTTGGGTTGTACTGGCAAGCATGATAAGCAAAATCCATTGGCACCTCTGGCGATTGAGGGGTTTTTTTGGATGTTATTGTCTATTCCTATTGCAGGTGGAGCGGCTTTTTACAGGTTGGAGTGGTTTTTTCCTGCAATGATTCTGGTTATTGGCGGTCGCTATTTAACATTCGCCACCCTATACGGCTTGCGTGTATATTGGGTGTTTGCCGCCGCATTGGCCGCATCCGGAGTTATGCTTCTTGTTTTAAATGCCCCTGTTTTTGTTGGGGGTGTTGCGGGCGGTACTGTGGAGCTGATGTTTGCATTCATAATTTTCCTAAGTCGGAAAAAGTATCGATTACCTACTGACACACTTGTCGTTTCATCCTGA